A genomic segment from Stappia indica encodes:
- the eda gene encoding bifunctional 4-hydroxy-2-oxoglutarate aldolase/2-dehydro-3-deoxy-phosphogluconate aldolase, whose amino-acid sequence MATSQNTERLDQIMQAAPVIPVLIVDDPARAVPMARALVRGGLPAIEITLRTPKALEAIRAVAHEVEGAFVGAGTVLDAAQYQAAVEAGATFVVSPGATDKLLAAASGHDVPLLPGSSTASEVMKLLEAGYSRLKLFPAEAVGGAALLKSLASPLPAARFCPTGGITEKTAPTYLALPNVVCVGGSWIAGPDAIAAEDWDGIEARARQAASLSA is encoded by the coding sequence ATGGCCACAAGCCAGAACACCGAACGCCTCGACCAGATCATGCAGGCGGCCCCGGTCATTCCGGTGCTGATCGTGGACGACCCCGCAAGGGCCGTGCCGATGGCGCGCGCACTGGTGCGCGGCGGGTTGCCGGCCATCGAGATCACCCTGCGCACCCCGAAGGCGCTCGAGGCGATCCGCGCCGTAGCACACGAGGTGGAAGGCGCCTTCGTCGGCGCCGGCACCGTTCTCGATGCCGCGCAGTACCAGGCGGCCGTCGAGGCGGGGGCCACCTTCGTCGTGTCGCCCGGCGCCACCGACAAGCTGCTGGCGGCCGCATCGGGCCACGACGTGCCGCTGCTGCCGGGCAGTTCCACCGCCTCGGAAGTGATGAAGTTGCTGGAGGCCGGCTACTCGCGCCTGAAGCTGTTCCCGGCCGAGGCGGTCGGCGGCGCGGCGCTGCTGAAGTCCCTCGCCTCGCCGCTGCCGGCCGCGCGCTTCTGCCCGACCGGCGGCATCACCGAGAAGACCGCGCCGACCTATCTCGCGCTCCCCAATGTCGTGTGCGTCGGCGGCTCCTGGATCGCCGGGCCGGACGCGATTGCCGCCGAGGACTGGGACGGCATCGAGGCGCGGGCACGCCAGGCGGCAAGCCTGTCGGCCTGA
- a CDS encoding calcium/sodium antiporter, with protein MLIDIALVGLGLVLLFFGGDLLVRGAVALAARLSVPPLLIGLTIVGFGTSMPELLVSLNAAFAGLPDIAVGNVVGSNTANILLILGLALLVAPLPTRLPGLGRDLVVMLASAGLLALVAMGGRVAGWQGMLFLALLAAYLVYGAMRGRAQGADLPDAGASMAPWQMLGFLAAGLAALVFGADFLVDGATSLARGIGISDAVIGLTIVAVGTSLPELATSVVAAFKRQPEIAVGNVVGSNIFNILGILGVTAAISPVPVAPQMVSFDIPVMVAVSVAIAALLTVTRHVPRLAGLALLAVYGWYCTVLFV; from the coding sequence ATGCTCATCGACATCGCCCTTGTGGGCCTCGGTCTCGTCCTCCTGTTCTTCGGCGGCGACCTTCTCGTGCGCGGCGCCGTGGCGCTGGCGGCCCGCCTCAGCGTTCCCCCGCTGCTGATCGGCCTCACCATCGTCGGCTTCGGCACCTCCATGCCGGAACTGCTGGTCTCGCTGAACGCCGCCTTCGCCGGCCTGCCGGACATCGCCGTCGGCAATGTCGTCGGCTCGAACACGGCCAACATCCTGCTCATCCTCGGCCTCGCCCTGCTGGTCGCACCGCTGCCCACGCGCCTGCCCGGCCTTGGCCGCGACCTGGTCGTGATGCTGGCCAGCGCCGGCCTTCTGGCGCTTGTCGCCATGGGCGGGCGGGTCGCCGGCTGGCAGGGCATGCTCTTCCTGGCGCTGCTCGCCGCCTATCTCGTCTACGGCGCCATGCGCGGGCGGGCGCAAGGGGCGGATCTGCCCGACGCCGGAGCGTCGATGGCGCCGTGGCAGATGCTCGGCTTCCTGGCCGCCGGTCTTGCCGCCCTCGTCTTCGGAGCGGATTTCCTCGTCGACGGGGCAACGAGCCTTGCCCGCGGCATCGGCATCTCGGATGCGGTCATCGGGCTCACCATCGTTGCCGTCGGCACCAGCCTGCCGGAACTCGCCACCTCGGTCGTCGCCGCCTTCAAGCGCCAGCCGGAAATCGCCGTCGGCAATGTCGTCGGGTCGAACATTTTCAACATTCTCGGTATTCTGGGCGTGACCGCCGCCATCTCACCGGTTCCGGTGGCACCGCAGATGGTGTCCTTCGACATCCCGGTGATGGTTGCGGTCAGCGTCGCCATCGCGGCGCTGCTGACAGTCACCCGCCATGTGCCGCGGCTGGCCGGGCTGGCCCTTCTTGCCGTCTACGGCTGGTACTGCACCGTGCTGTTCGTCTGA
- the pgi gene encoding glucose-6-phosphate isomerase has translation MTGPAFPQDLRQKAEAFRSIGLRRLFADDPGRFDALSFRFEDLLLDLSKMHWDRATVAALAAFARERGMEERRAAMFAGEAINETEARAVLHVALRSRGEAPALVDGRDVMPSVRQTLAQMEAFARGIRDGSILSAAGRPFTDVVNIGIGGSDLGPAMVTAALAPFADGPRLHYVSNVDGAHIADTLKGLDPRSTLVIVASKTFTTIETMTNARTARQWIVRALGEEAVGAHFAAVSTALEKVGAFGIDPARVFGFWDWVGGRYSVWSAIGLPVMIAIGPDDFAHFLEGAHALDRHFLEAEATANLPVLLGLAGIWHRNFCGFPARAILPYDQRLARLPAYLQQLDMESNGKRVTLSGDPVDCATGPLVWGEPGTNGQHAFYQLLHQGTDVIPCEFIVAARGHEPDLAHHHALLVANCLAQSEALMNGRTREEAEALLASEGKSAAEIARLAPHKVFPGNRPSLTIVHDQLTPRSLGRLIALYEHRVFVEGAIWNINSFDQWGVELGKVLANELLPMLDGREAATGRDGSTLGLLARLRSR, from the coding sequence ATGACCGGCCCCGCGTTTCCGCAAGACCTGAGGCAGAAGGCCGAGGCGTTCCGCAGCATCGGCCTCCGCCGCCTCTTCGCCGACGATCCCGGCCGCTTCGACGCCCTCTCCTTCCGCTTCGAGGACTTGCTGCTGGACCTGTCGAAGATGCACTGGGACCGCGCCACCGTCGCGGCCCTTGCCGCCTTCGCCCGCGAGCGCGGCATGGAAGAGCGCCGCGCGGCGATGTTCGCCGGCGAGGCGATCAACGAGACCGAGGCCCGCGCGGTCCTGCATGTCGCCCTGCGCAGCCGGGGCGAGGCCCCCGCCCTCGTCGACGGGCGCGACGTGATGCCGAGCGTGCGCCAGACGCTGGCGCAGATGGAGGCCTTCGCCCGCGGCATCCGCGACGGCTCGATTCTCTCGGCCGCCGGGCGCCCCTTCACCGACGTCGTGAACATCGGCATTGGCGGATCGGACCTCGGCCCGGCCATGGTCACCGCCGCCCTCGCCCCCTTCGCCGACGGCCCGCGCCTGCATTACGTCTCCAATGTCGACGGCGCCCATATCGCCGACACGCTGAAAGGCCTCGACCCCCGCTCGACGCTGGTCATCGTCGCCTCCAAGACCTTCACCACCATCGAGACGATGACCAATGCCCGCACCGCGCGGCAGTGGATCGTCAGGGCGCTGGGGGAAGAAGCCGTCGGCGCGCATTTTGCCGCCGTCTCCACCGCGCTGGAGAAGGTCGGCGCCTTCGGCATCGATCCGGCGCGCGTCTTCGGCTTCTGGGACTGGGTCGGCGGGCGTTATTCGGTCTGGTCGGCCATCGGCCTGCCGGTGATGATCGCGATCGGCCCGGACGACTTCGCCCATTTCCTGGAAGGCGCCCATGCGCTGGACCGGCACTTCCTGGAGGCCGAGGCCACGGCAAACCTGCCGGTGCTGCTGGGGCTGGCCGGCATCTGGCATCGCAATTTCTGCGGCTTTCCCGCCCGCGCCATCCTTCCCTACGACCAGCGCCTGGCGCGGCTGCCCGCCTATCTGCAGCAGCTCGACATGGAATCGAACGGCAAGCGCGTGACGCTGTCCGGCGATCCGGTCGACTGCGCCACCGGGCCGCTGGTCTGGGGCGAGCCGGGCACCAACGGCCAGCACGCCTTCTACCAGCTGCTGCACCAGGGCACGGACGTGATCCCGTGCGAGTTCATCGTCGCCGCGCGAGGACACGAGCCGGACCTTGCCCATCATCACGCCCTGCTGGTCGCCAACTGCCTCGCCCAGTCGGAAGCCCTGATGAACGGCCGCACGCGCGAGGAAGCCGAGGCCCTGCTTGCGAGCGAAGGCAAGTCGGCGGCGGAAATCGCGCGTCTCGCCCCGCACAAGGTGTTTCCCGGCAACCGGCCGTCGCTGACCATCGTCCACGACCAGTTGACGCCGCGCTCCCTCGGCCGCCTCATCGCCCTTTACGAACACCGCGTCTTCGTGGAAGGCGCGATCTGGAACATCAATTCCTTCGACCAGTGGGGCGTGGAGCTCGGCAAAGTCCTGGCCAACGAGCTGCTGCCGATGCTGGACGGGCGCGAGGCGGCGACGGGACGCGACGGATCCACCCTCGGCCTCCTCGCCCGCCTGCGAAGCCGTTGA
- a CDS encoding glycine zipper domain-containing protein: MVRIVLVGAAALLLAACQSDSQRDRALVGGGLGAATGAVIGAAATGDVGGALVGGVIGGVGGAMVGSATTPKNCIARDRYGRRYRVACP, encoded by the coding sequence ATGGTCAGGATTGTTCTTGTGGGCGCAGCTGCGCTTCTGCTGGCGGCGTGCCAGTCCGACAGTCAGCGCGATCGTGCGCTGGTCGGCGGCGGCCTCGGCGCCGCAACGGGTGCAGTGATCGGTGCGGCGGCGACGGGTGATGTCGGCGGCGCGCTGGTTGGCGGCGTCATCGGCGGTGTTGGCGGTGCCATGGTCGGTTCGGCCACGACACCGAAGAACTGCATCGCACGCGACCGCTACGGCCGCCGTTATCGGGTTGCCTGCCCGTAA
- a CDS encoding glycine zipper domain-containing protein — protein MSKLVIVAATALLLAACQSDSQSDRALVGGGLGAATGAAIGAATTGDVGGALVGGAIGAAGGAVVGAATTPKNCVDYDRYGRAYRVACR, from the coding sequence ATGTCTAAACTCGTGATCGTTGCGGCCACAGCCCTGCTTCTTGCCGCCTGTCAGTCCGACAGCCAGTCCGACCGCGCCCTCGTCGGCGGCGGTCTCGGGGCTGCCACCGGTGCAGCCATCGGCGCTGCCACGACCGGCGATGTCGGCGGTGCGCTCGTCGGCGGCGCCATCGGTGCAGCCGGCGGTGCGGTGGTCGGTGCGGCCACCACTCCGAAGAACTGTGTCGATTACGATCGCTACGGCCGCGCCTATCGCGTCGCCTGCCGGTAA
- the ald gene encoding alanine dehydrogenase, whose amino-acid sequence MRVGVPKEIKNHEYRVGLTPDSVRELVANGHEVLVETGAGQGIGADDAVYEAAGASIAATPAQVFEASEMIVKVKEPQASERAMLRPDHLLFTYLHLAPDAPQTADLVKSGATCIAYETVTDARGGLPLLSPMSQVAGRLSVQAGATALERAHGGAGVLLGGVPGVAPAKVVVIGGGVVGAHAITMALGLGADVTVLDRSIDVLGSLSARFGAALRTVYSTRSAVEQYVLEADLVIGAVLVPGAAAPKLVTADHVRRMKAGSVLVDVAIDQGGCFETSHATTHAEPTYVVDGVVHYCVANMPGAVPRTSTYALNNATLPFTLALANNGYAKALADNPHLMNGLNVHAGQVTCEAVATALGYDYVAPAKALGKATAAAA is encoded by the coding sequence ATGCGCGTCGGTGTCCCCAAGGAAATCAAGAACCACGAGTATCGCGTCGGCCTGACCCCGGACAGCGTCCGGGAACTGGTGGCCAACGGCCATGAGGTGCTGGTCGAGACCGGCGCAGGCCAGGGCATCGGTGCGGACGATGCCGTCTACGAGGCCGCCGGCGCGTCGATTGCCGCGACCCCGGCGCAGGTCTTCGAGGCGTCTGAGATGATCGTCAAGGTCAAGGAGCCGCAGGCGTCCGAGCGCGCCATGCTGCGGCCCGACCACCTGCTCTTCACCTATCTGCATCTGGCGCCGGATGCCCCGCAGACGGCCGACCTCGTCAAGTCGGGCGCAACCTGCATCGCCTACGAGACCGTCACGGATGCGCGCGGCGGCCTGCCGCTGCTCTCGCCGATGTCGCAGGTCGCCGGCCGCCTGTCGGTGCAGGCCGGTGCGACCGCGCTGGAGCGAGCCCATGGCGGCGCTGGCGTGCTGCTCGGCGGCGTGCCCGGCGTTGCCCCGGCCAAGGTGGTGGTGATCGGCGGCGGCGTCGTCGGTGCCCATGCGATCACCATGGCGCTGGGCCTTGGTGCCGACGTCACGGTGCTCGACCGCTCCATCGATGTGCTCGGCAGCCTCTCCGCCCGTTTCGGCGCTGCCCTGCGCACGGTCTATTCCACCCGCTCGGCGGTGGAGCAGTATGTGCTGGAAGCCGACCTGGTGATCGGTGCCGTGCTGGTCCCGGGGGCTGCGGCGCCGAAGCTGGTCACGGCCGACCATGTGCGCCGGATGAAGGCCGGCTCGGTGCTGGTGGATGTCGCCATCGACCAGGGCGGCTGTTTCGAGACCTCGCATGCCACGACCCATGCCGAGCCGACCTATGTGGTCGACGGCGTGGTGCATTACTGCGTCGCCAACATGCCGGGGGCGGTGCCGCGCACCTCGACCTATGCGCTGAACAACGCGACGCTGCCCTTCACCCTGGCGCTGGCCAACAACGGTTACGCCAAGGCGCTGGCGGACAATCCGCACCTGATGAACGGCTTGAACGTCCATGCCGGGCAGGTGACGTGCGAGGCGGTCGCGACCGCGCTCGGCTACGACTATGTCGCTCCGGCCAAGGCGCTGGGCAAGGCGACGGCCGCCGCCGCCTGA
- a CDS encoding Lrp/AsnC family transcriptional regulator: MKQSSKETARLDRIDRHILSLLQVDGRIANADLAEAVGLSASACLRRVRMLEESGVIDRYVALLDQARIGRRMNIFVEISLTSQSNDVLTRFEQAVARSPEIMECHLMAGDADYLLRITAADPIDFERIHRDHLARLPGVSRMRSSFAIRTISRSTAFPLPDDDDR, translated from the coding sequence ATGAAACAATCTTCGAAGGAAACCGCAAGACTGGACCGGATCGACCGGCACATCCTCTCCCTGTTGCAGGTGGACGGACGTATCGCCAATGCCGATCTTGCCGAGGCCGTCGGCCTGTCGGCCTCGGCCTGCCTGCGCCGGGTGCGCATGCTGGAGGAGAGCGGCGTCATCGATCGCTATGTCGCCCTGCTGGACCAGGCCCGCATCGGCCGGCGCATGAACATCTTCGTCGAGATCTCGCTGACCTCGCAGTCGAACGACGTGCTGACCCGTTTCGAACAGGCCGTCGCCCGCTCTCCGGAGATCATGGAGTGCCATCTGATGGCGGGCGATGCCGACTACCTGCTGCGGATCACCGCCGCCGATCCCATCGACTTCGAACGCATCCACCGCGACCATCTCGCCCGCCTGCCGGGCGTCTCGCGCATGCGCTCGTCCTTCGCGATCCGCACCATTTCCCGCAGCACGGCCTTTCCGCTGCCGGACGACGACGACCGCTAG
- a CDS encoding response regulator, with amino-acid sequence MIVDDDPDDLWMFGHLFHRACPEPGELSLVTAADGTAALARIERALSAGEPLPDAILLDMNMPGLSGLDVLAALRARAGLDATPIIILSTAEDAAMAERALAAGADAVFTKPDSMDSIARLAAGIFRTALARRTPRPCCTKARA; translated from the coding sequence ATGATCGTCGACGATGATCCGGACGACCTATGGATGTTCGGCCATCTGTTTCATCGCGCCTGCCCGGAGCCTGGAGAGCTGTCGCTGGTCACCGCCGCCGACGGCACGGCGGCCCTTGCCCGGATCGAGCGGGCGCTCTCGGCCGGCGAGCCGCTGCCCGATGCCATCCTCCTCGACATGAACATGCCCGGCCTCAGCGGCCTCGATGTCCTGGCCGCCCTTCGCGCGCGCGCCGGCCTCGATGCAACGCCGATCATCATCCTGTCCACGGCAGAAGACGCGGCCATGGCCGAACGCGCCCTTGCCGCCGGCGCGGACGCGGTCTTCACCAAGCCGGACTCCATGGACAGCATCGCGCGCCTGGCGGCCGGCATCTTTCGCACCGCGCTCGCGCGCCGCACGCCCCGGCCCTGCTGCACCAAGGCACGGGCCTGA
- a CDS encoding SMP-30/gluconolactonase/LRE family protein — translation MAHAISRLSDTRCELAEGPTWDERLGRLYWCDILGKRIHALDWQTRQEQHWDLPDVVGSIGLTQDGDRLVVALRDRVVLFTLSGGAIETLAEIEADDPRTRLNDGKVGPDGAFYVGTMDDRPDRQPIGALYRVARDGTTTRLVEGVTVSNGLAWSPDGTVLYHADSRPGHIEAWDFDAARGAISGRRLFAQLTNETGRPDGGTVDAKGRYWSAGVSAGVLNCFAPEGTLLEAISMPVPRPTMPCFCGPALDELVVTSLRPHTAPDLLAEFPDSGCLFTLKPGATGLPGWRFSL, via the coding sequence ATGGCCCATGCGATTTCCCGCCTCAGCGACACGCGCTGCGAGCTTGCCGAGGGTCCGACCTGGGACGAGCGGCTGGGCCGCCTCTACTGGTGCGACATCCTCGGCAAGCGTATCCACGCGCTCGACTGGCAGACCCGACAAGAGCAGCACTGGGACCTGCCGGACGTCGTCGGCTCGATCGGACTGACGCAGGACGGCGACCGGCTCGTCGTCGCGCTGCGCGACCGGGTCGTGCTCTTCACCCTGTCGGGCGGCGCCATCGAGACCCTGGCCGAGATCGAGGCGGACGATCCCCGCACCCGCCTCAACGACGGCAAGGTCGGCCCGGACGGCGCCTTCTATGTCGGCACCATGGACGACCGCCCCGACCGCCAGCCCATCGGCGCGCTGTACCGGGTCGCCCGCGACGGCACCACGACGCGCCTCGTCGAGGGCGTGACCGTCTCCAACGGCCTTGCCTGGTCGCCCGACGGGACGGTGCTCTATCATGCAGACAGCCGGCCGGGGCATATCGAGGCCTGGGACTTCGACGCAGCGCGCGGCGCGATCTCCGGTCGCCGGCTGTTCGCGCAGCTGACCAACGAGACCGGACGCCCCGATGGCGGCACGGTGGATGCCAAGGGGCGCTACTGGTCGGCAGGCGTTTCGGCGGGCGTGCTGAACTGCTTTGCGCCCGAAGGCACGCTCCTCGAAGCGATCTCGATGCCGGTGCCGCGCCCGACCATGCCCTGCTTCTGCGGCCCCGCGCTGGACGAGCTGGTGGTGACGAGCCTGCGCCCCCACACCGCCCCGGATCTGCTGGCAGAGTTCCCGGACTCCGGCTGCCTGTTCACCCTGAAGCCGGGCGCCACCGGTCTGCCGGGCTGGCGCTTCAGCCTTTAG
- a CDS encoding rhodanese-related sulfurtransferase, protein MTDTRISAFYHFAPLPDFEALREPLLETAGAAGVRGSILLASEGVNGTIAGTEAGIAEVLAWLRSDPRLAGLREKASWAERIPFARLKVRLKREIVSLGVAGIDPTRQVGAYVAPQDWNELISDPDVLVVDTRNDYEVAFGTFEGASSPDTRSFRAFPRWLRQQREEASAPRKVAMFCTGGIRCEKATALLLSEGFEEVYHLDGGILNYLEKVPQEESLWRGDCFVFDERIAVDHALRPTWGRNAPDEALPVLPRDIADTAREDAAKG, encoded by the coding sequence ATGACCGACACCCGCATTTCCGCCTTCTATCACTTCGCGCCCCTGCCGGACTTCGAAGCCCTGCGCGAGCCGCTGCTGGAGACGGCCGGGGCGGCCGGGGTGCGCGGGTCGATCCTGCTGGCGAGCGAGGGCGTCAACGGCACGATTGCGGGAACCGAGGCGGGCATTGCCGAGGTGCTGGCCTGGCTCCGGTCGGATCCGCGTCTTGCCGGCCTCCGGGAAAAGGCCTCCTGGGCCGAGCGCATTCCCTTCGCCCGGCTCAAGGTGCGGCTGAAGCGCGAGATCGTCAGCCTCGGCGTTGCGGGCATCGACCCGACTCGGCAGGTCGGCGCCTATGTGGCGCCGCAGGACTGGAACGAGCTCATCAGCGACCCGGATGTGCTCGTCGTCGACACGCGCAACGACTACGAGGTCGCTTTCGGCACGTTCGAGGGGGCGAGCTCGCCCGACACCCGCTCGTTCCGCGCCTTCCCCCGGTGGCTGCGCCAGCAGCGGGAGGAGGCCTCCGCTCCGCGCAAGGTGGCGATGTTCTGCACCGGCGGCATCCGCTGCGAAAAGGCGACGGCACTGCTGCTTTCGGAAGGTTTCGAGGAGGTCTATCACCTCGACGGCGGCATCCTGAACTACCTGGAAAAGGTGCCGCAGGAGGAAAGCCTGTGGCGCGGCGACTGCTTCGTCTTCGACGAGCGGATCGCCGTCGACCACGCGCTGCGCCCGACCTGGGGACGCAACGCGCCGGACGAAGCGCTGCCCGTGCTGCCGCGCGACATCGCGGATACAGCGCGCGAGGATGCGGCTAAAGGCTGA
- a CDS encoding SDR family NAD(P)-dependent oxidoreductase: MTIDLTSFPQGGIAVVAGATGGIGSALARQIEASGRFERVERLARSLTPGFDIEDEESIAAAARRIGAMGALRLFIDATGLLSDAQMQPEKALRQIDPAAMERSFRVNAIGPALMIKHFAPLFPREGKSVLATLSAKVGSIGDNRLGGWISYRASKAALNQIVRTASIELARRQPDLVLLALHPGTVDTGLSRPFARAGLTVRTPDEAAGRLLSVIDGTGREDSGAFLSHDGERLPW, translated from the coding sequence ATGACCATTGATCTCACCAGTTTCCCCCAAGGCGGCATTGCCGTGGTTGCCGGCGCGACCGGAGGCATCGGCTCGGCCCTTGCGCGGCAGATCGAGGCGAGCGGCCGCTTCGAGCGGGTGGAGCGGCTCGCGCGCAGCCTGACGCCCGGCTTCGACATCGAGGACGAGGAGAGCATCGCCGCTGCAGCACGGCGGATCGGCGCGATGGGCGCGCTGCGGCTGTTCATCGATGCGACGGGCCTGTTGAGCGATGCGCAGATGCAGCCGGAAAAGGCGCTGCGCCAGATCGACCCGGCCGCGATGGAGCGTTCGTTCCGCGTTAACGCCATCGGACCGGCGCTGATGATCAAGCATTTCGCTCCGCTGTTCCCGCGCGAGGGCAAGAGCGTGCTTGCGACCCTGTCGGCCAAGGTCGGCAGCATCGGCGACAACCGGCTCGGCGGCTGGATCAGCTACCGGGCATCCAAGGCCGCGCTGAACCAGATCGTGCGCACGGCGTCGATCGAGCTGGCCCGGCGCCAGCCGGATCTGGTGCTGCTGGCGCTGCATCCCGGCACCGTGGATACGGGACTGTCGCGGCCGTTCGCGCGCGCCGGCCTCACCGTTCGCACGCCGGACGAGGCCGCAGGCCGGTTGCTCTCGGTGATCGACGGCACGGGACGCGAGGACAGCGGCGCGTTCCTCTCGCATGACGGCGAAAGGCTGCCCTGGTAG
- a CDS encoding PhzF family phenazine biosynthesis protein, whose product MPLRFFVLDVFTNQALAGNPLAVVLDAEGLSDARMQAIAREFNLSETVFVLPPENPAHSARLRIFTPARELPFAGHPTVGTAILLAKERFGDMESDADRNAMVVLEEAIGNVRCGVVLKNGAAGFAEFDIPRLPRPCDPLGDREIIAAAVGLEPNEIGFENHRPCAFEAGVPFAFVPVASLDALSRVSPVHRHWEDAFGRGGEMGAYLYCRQTNSQDSTFAARMFAPHMGIGEDPATGSAAAAFSGIVRHFDKLTDGTHYLRIEQGFDMGRPSMIDLEVDIAAGALKAVRIGGQAVIVSKGELYL is encoded by the coding sequence ATGCCTCTACGTTTCTTCGTCCTCGACGTCTTCACCAACCAGGCGCTCGCCGGCAATCCGCTGGCCGTCGTACTGGACGCCGAAGGGCTGTCGGACGCTCGCATGCAGGCGATTGCGCGCGAATTCAACCTGTCGGAAACCGTCTTCGTCCTGCCGCCGGAAAATCCCGCCCATTCGGCGCGCCTGCGCATCTTCACGCCGGCGCGCGAACTGCCCTTCGCCGGACATCCCACCGTCGGCACCGCCATCCTGCTGGCCAAGGAACGCTTCGGCGACATGGAATCCGATGCAGACCGCAATGCCATGGTCGTGCTGGAGGAGGCGATCGGCAACGTGCGCTGCGGCGTCGTGCTGAAAAACGGGGCCGCCGGCTTTGCCGAATTCGACATTCCCCGCCTGCCCCGCCCCTGCGATCCCCTGGGCGACCGGGAGATCATCGCGGCGGCCGTCGGCCTGGAGCCGAACGAGATCGGCTTCGAGAACCACCGCCCCTGCGCCTTCGAGGCGGGCGTGCCCTTCGCCTTCGTGCCGGTCGCCAGCCTCGATGCCCTGTCGCGCGTGTCGCCGGTCCATCGCCATTGGGAGGACGCCTTCGGCCGCGGCGGGGAGATGGGCGCCTATCTCTACTGCCGCCAGACGAATTCGCAGGACAGCACCTTTGCCGCCCGCATGTTCGCCCCCCACATGGGCATCGGCGAAGACCCTGCGACTGGCTCGGCCGCAGCCGCCTTTTCCGGCATCGTCCGCCATTTCGACAAGCTGACGGACGGAACCCACTATCTGCGCATCGAGCAGGGCTTCGACATGGGCCGCCCCTCGATGATCGATCTGGAAGTCGATATCGCCGCTGGCGCCCTCAAGGCGGTGCGCATCGGCGGTCAGGCCGTCATCGTCTCCAAGGGCGAACTCTACCTGTAA
- a CDS encoding ribbon-helix-helix domain-containing protein, with protein MCKLFIEADPTLWESTTKSLRIDRMVTSVRLETFFWTVLEEIATRDGMNLVQLITRLHHESIEAGHDLGNFASFLRVCCGRYLALQLSGDIPRDLDTPISSLDSPRILDRERERDRERLH; from the coding sequence ATGTGCAAGCTGTTCATCGAAGCCGACCCGACCTTGTGGGAAAGCACCACGAAGTCCTTGAGGATCGACAGGATGGTCACCAGCGTCCGGCTGGAGACTTTCTTCTGGACGGTTCTGGAGGAGATCGCCACCCGCGATGGCATGAACCTGGTGCAACTGATCACCCGGCTGCATCACGAATCCATCGAGGCCGGGCACGACCTCGGCAATTTCGCCTCGTTCCTGCGGGTCTGCTGCGGGCGTTACCTTGCGCTGCAGCTGAGCGGCGACATTCCGCGCGATCTGGACACGCCGATCTCGTCGCTCGACAGCCCGCGCATCCTCGACCGGGAGCGGGAACGGGACCGCGAGCGGCTGCACTGA
- a CDS encoding DJ-1/PfpI family protein yields MAAKKILMITGDFTEDYETMVPFQTLLAVGHQVHAVCPGKKAGQTVATSIHDFEGDQTYSEKRGHNFALNATFADIDPADYDALVIPGGRAPEYLRLDAEVIAAVKHFFEAGKPVAAICHGAQLLAAARVIEGRTVSAYPACRPEVELAGGTYADIAIDGAVTDGKLVTAPAWPAHPAWLSQFMTVLAA; encoded by the coding sequence ATGGCCGCGAAGAAGATCCTGATGATCACCGGCGATTTCACCGAAGACTACGAGACGATGGTGCCGTTCCAGACGCTGCTTGCCGTCGGGCACCAGGTGCATGCGGTGTGCCCGGGCAAGAAGGCGGGACAGACGGTCGCGACCTCGATCCACGATTTCGAGGGCGACCAGACCTACAGCGAGAAGCGCGGGCACAACTTCGCTCTCAATGCGACGTTCGCCGACATCGATCCGGCCGACTACGACGCGCTGGTGATCCCCGGCGGCCGGGCGCCGGAATATCTGCGGCTGGATGCGGAGGTGATCGCCGCGGTGAAGCATTTCTTCGAGGCGGGCAAGCCGGTCGCCGCGATCTGCCACGGGGCGCAGCTGCTGGCGGCTGCGCGGGTGATCGAGGGGCGGACCGTCTCTGCCTATCCGGCCTGCCGCCCGGAGGTGGAACTGGCCGGCGGCACCTATGCGGACATCGCCATCGACGGCGCGGTGACCGACGGCAAGCTGGTGACGGCACCGGCCTGGCCGGCGCATCCGGCATGGCTGTCGCAGTTCATGACCGTGCTCGCCGCCTGA